The Scylla paramamosain isolate STU-SP2022 chromosome 32, ASM3559412v1, whole genome shotgun sequence sequence ctcagcacacaaagacgggtctctgacacagaagcagtagtcattccaaggaaaatcagcaaaatacctcctcaggtccccccaactagcagaggcaaaacgccagaggcaccttcgcttagggggatcctgaggagggattggagtgataggacaagataaagatatgagattgtgatcggaggagcccaacggcgaagaaagggtgacagcataaggagaaggattagaggtcaagaaaaggtcaagaatgttgggcgtatctcctagacggtcaggaatacgagtagggtgttgcaccaattgctctaggtcatggaggatagcaaagttgtaggctagttcaccaggatggtcagtgaagggagaggaaagccaaagctggtggtgaacattgaagtctccaagaatggagatctctgcaaaagggaagagggtcagaatgtgctccactttggaagttaagtattcaaagaatttcttatagtcagaggagttaggagagaggtatacagcacagataaatttagtatgataatgactctgtagtcgtagccagatggtggaaaactcggaagattcaagagcgtgggcacgagagcaggttaagtcattgcgcacataaacgcagcatccagctttggatcgaaaatgataatagaaaaagtaggagggaacagaaaaggggctactgtcagttgcctcagacacctgagtttcagtgaggaaaagaagatgaggtttagaagaggagaggtggtgttctacagattgaaaattagatcttagaccgcgaatgttgcagaagttaatgaagaaaaagttgaggggggtgtcaagacacttagggtcgtcgacggaaaggcagtccgacctggggacatttatggtcccctccccagatggggactccgaggctggtgtaggagtcgccatgattttaaaattttttgagtgaagggtgtgtgtgttattaggtgcttgtagttttgtgtggaggaagagagttgtctttagagggcaggctgtgactacccccttgtgttgtgagacacaaagggaaacgttcagtgaggtcacagctgggtttaatgataagttcacagcaccccctgaacagtgccttagacctcactgggagtaattatcgtttcggcaggtgtctactgcctccaccttacaatatatatatatatatatatatatatatatatatatatatatatatatatatatatatatatatatatatatatatatatatatatatatatatatatatatatatatatatatatatatatatatatatatatatatatatatatatatatatatatatatatatatatatatatatatatatatatatatatatatatatatatatatatatatatatatatatatatatatatatatatatatatatatatatatatatatatatatatatatatatatatatatatatatatatatatatatatatatatatatatatatatatatatatatatatatatatatatatatatatatatatatatatatatatatatatatatatatatatatatatatatatatatatatatatatatatatatatatatatatatatatatatatatatatatatatatcagactGTCTTCCTGACAACTACCCTATATGTCttaacacccccctcaactttttcatcattaacttCAGCAACATTCCCGGTCTAAGATGTAATTTTTAATCTTTAGAacaccccctctcctcttctaaacctcatcttcttttcctcactgaaactcaggagtctgaggcaactgacgaTAGTCCCTTTTtgtgttcccttctactttatcctcattttcaatccaaagctggatgttgcgcttacatgcacaacgacttaacctgctctcatgcccatgctattgaatcttccgagttttccgccatctagctacgactacagagtcgctctcaaactaaatttatctgtgctgtatacctctcacctaactcctctgactaactcctctcacctaactctcacctaactcctctgactattaGAAATTCTATgacaacttaacttccaaagtggagcacattctgactctcttcccttttgaagAGATCTCCaatcttggagacttcaattttcactaccagctttgtctttcctctacCTTCACTGGCCATCCTGGTGCACCAGCCgtcaactttgttatcctccacgatttagagcaattggtgcaacactctacccgtattcctgaccatctttgAGAaatgcctaacattcttgatcttttcctgatctctaatccttctgcttatgctgtcaccctctcttctacattgggcttctccgatcacaatctcatatctgtatcttgtcctatcactccaatccctcctcaggattctgcTAAGTGAAGGTTCCTCTGGCGTTttccctctgctagttgggggggacctgaggaggtaatttgttgattttcctgggaatgactactgcttctgtgtcagagacctgtctttgtgtgccaagcgcataacagaagtgatagtgtctggcatggaggcgtgtattcctcagtctttttcttgacctaaaccttctaaaccttggtttaacacagctttttctcgtgctatacatgatagagaggtggtccacaaaaggtacttaagccttccatcaccagaatctcatgcactttatatttctgcccggaaccatgccaagtctgttctccaactagccaaaaactccttcattaacagaaagtgtcaatacctttcaaggtctaactcccctcgtgacttctggtacctagccaaaaatagTTCCAATAACTtagcttcttcttttcctcctctatttcaagcAGACGGCACccctgttatcacatctatctctaaagctgaactcttcgctcagacctttgttaaaaactctaccttggacgattcagggcttgttcctccctctcctccaccctctgactagttcatgctacctattaaaattcttggcaatgatgtttcccatgtcctcgctggcctaaacactcagaaggcttatggaccttatggggtctctcctatcgTTCtctgaaattgtgcctccgcggttgcaccttgccttgtcaaactctttcagctctgtctgtcaacatctacctttccttcttgttggaagtttgcctatattcagcctgttcctaaaaagtgtgaccCTTCTAacctctcaaactaccgtcctattactttaatttcctgcctatctaaagtttttgaatctatcctcaacaggaagattctgaagcatccatcacttcacaaccttgtatTTGATCGTTAGTGTGGGTTCCATCAAGAcccctctactggtgatcttctagcttttcttaatgagtcttggtcatcctcttttagagatttttggtgaaacttttgctgttgccttagatatatcaaaagcttttgatggagactggctttgatttcaaaactaccctcctaccgcttctatccttctctctgtaacttcatctcaagtttcctttctgaccgttctattgctgctgtggtaggtggtcattgttcttctcctaaatctattaacagtggtattcctcatctttctgtcctgtcacccactctcttcttattattcaccaATGACTTTAtacaccaaacttcttgtcctatccactcctacactgatgatacagccctgcacttttccatgtttttttcatagacgtccagctcttcaggaagtatgcatttcatgcagggaagccagaAAACGCCTGAGTTTTGatgtttctaaaatttctgactgggccagattaaacttggtattgttcaatgcctcaaaaactcatttcttccatctgtcaactcgacacaaccttccaggcaactatcccctccttttcagtgacactcaactgtccccctcttcgacactgaacatccttggtctgtcctttacttataatatgaacttcacgtctcatctctagctaaaactgcttctatgaagttagccattctgaaacgtctccgccagtttttctcactcctgtagttgctaactctatacaggggccttatccatccacgtatggagtatgcttcacatgtctgggggtggtaccactcataccactctttttttttttttatgtaggaaggatactggccaagggcaacaaaaatctaataaaaaaaatgcccactgaaatgccagtcccataaaagggtcaaagcagtgtcttgaaacctccctcttgaaggaattcaggtcataggaaggtggaaatacagaagcaggcagggagttccagagtttaccagagaaagggatgaatgattgagaatactggttaactcttgcgttagagaggtggacagaataggggtgagagaaagaagaaagtcttgtgcagcgaggccgcggaaagaggggaggcatgcagttagcaagatcagaagagcagttggcatgaaaatagcagtagaaggcagctagatatgcaacattgcggcggtgagagaggggctgaagacagtcagttagaggagaggatttgatgagacgaaaagcttttgattccaccatgtctagaagagcaatatgaatggaactcccccagacatgtgaagcatactccatacatggacggataaggcccttgtacagagttagcagctgggagggtgagaaaaactggcggagacgtctcagaacacctaacttcatagaagctgttttagctagatatgagatgtgaagtttccagttcagattataagtaaaggacagaccgaggatgttcagtatagaagaggtggacagttgagtgtcattgaagaagaggggatagttgtctggaaggttgtgtcgagttgacagatggaggaattgagtttttgaggcattgaacaataccaagtttgctctgccccaatcagaaattttagaaagatcagaagtcaggcgttctgtggcttccctgcgtgataggtttacatcctgaagggttggacgtctatgaaaagacgtggaaaagtgcagggtggtatcatcagcataggaatggataggacaagaagtttggtttagaggatcattaatgaataataagaagagagtgggtgacaggacagaaccctgaggaacaccactgttaatagattttaggagaaaaacagtgaccgtctaccacagcagcaatagaacggtcagataggaaacttgagatgaagttacagagagaaggatagaaactgtaggagggtagtttggaaatcaaagctttgtgccagactctatcaaaggcttttgatatgtccaaggcaacagcaaaagtttcaccaaaatctctaaaagaggatgaccaagactcagtaaggaaagccagaagatcaccagtagagcggccttgacggaacccatactggcgatcagatagaaggttgtgaagtgatagatgtttaagaatcttcctgttgaggatagattcaaaaattttagataagcaggaaattaaagcaataggatggtagtttgagggattagagcggtcaccctttttaggaacaggttgaatgtaggcaaacttccagcaagaaggaaaggtagatgttgacagacagagcttaaagagtttgactaggcaaggtgcatgcacggaggcacagtttcggagaacaataggagggatcccatcaggtccataagccttctgagggtttaggccagcgaggacatggaaaacatcattgcgaagaattttaatacatggcatgaagtagtcagagggtggaggagagggaggaacaagcccagaatcgtccaaggtagagtttttagcaaaggtttgagcaaagagttcagctttagaaatagatgtgatagcagtggtgcaatctggttgaagtagaggagggaaagaagaagaagcaaagttattggagatatttttggctagatgccagaaattactaggggagttagatcttgaaaggttttgacattttctgttaatgaaggagtttttggctagttggagaatagacttggcatgattccgggcagaaatataaagtgcatgagattctggtgatggaaggcttaagtaccttttgtgggccacctctctatcatgtatagcacgagaacaagctctgttaaaccaagatttagaaggtttaggacgagaaaaagagtgaggaatgtacgcctccatgccagacactatcacctctgttatgcgctcagcacacaaagacgggtctctgacacggaagcagtagtcattccaaggaaaatcagcaaaatacctcttcaggtccccccaattagcagaggcaaaacgccagaggcaccttcgcttagggggatcctgaggagggattggagtgataggacaagataaagatatgagattgtgatcggaggagcccaacggagaagaaagggtgacagcataagcagaaggattagaggtcaggaaaagatcaagaatgttgggcgtatctccaacacggtcaggaatacgagtagggtgttgcaccaattgctctaggtcatggaggatagcaaagttgtaggctagttcaccaggatggtcagtgaagggagaggaaagccaaagctggtggtgaacattgaagtctccaagaatggagatctctgcaaaagggaagagggtcagaatgtgctccactttggaagttaagtagtcaaagaatttctcatagtcagaggagttaggagagaggtatacagcacagataaatttagtatgagaatgactctgtagtcgtagccagatggtggaaaactcggaagattcaagagcgtgggcacgagagcaggttaagtcattgcgcacataaacgcagcatccagctttggatcgaaaatgaggatagagaaagtaggagggaacagaaaagaggctactgtcagttgcctcagacacctgagtttcagtgaggaaaagaagatgaggtttagaagaggagaggtggtgttctacagactgaaaattagatcttagaccgcgaatgttgcagaagttaatgaagaaaatgttgaggggggtgtcaagacacccccctcaactttgaTACCCCCtgtcttctagacagagtggtatcaaaagctttttgtctcatcaattcctctcctctaattgactgtcttcagactctctctcattgccacaatgttgcatctctagctgtcttctaccgctattttcatgctaaatgcttgcctctcctcctcctgcggcctcactgcaaaagactttcttctttctctcaccctattctgtccatctctctaatgcaagagttaatcagtattctcaattattcatccctttctcaggtaaactctggaactccctgtctgcttctgtatttccaccttcctatgactttaatttcttcaagagggaggtttcaagacacttatccttcaattttagagtactgctttggacccttttctgggtgtgggattttttttttattggatttttgttctccttggccagtgtccttcctatatatatatatatatatatatatatatatatatatatatatatatatatatatatatatatatatatatatatatatatatatatatatatcgagatAAAGTGAtgtaacaagaataaaaaaagaagggagggagaaaagaatgaaggaagtggGATGGAGAGCGAGAGTACAAACGCCATAAGTATGATTAAGTGTGGCCACTGGTCGCCCTGAGATTACTGGATGAATCCCTGTGTCCATAGAATCTCCCAAATTAGTTTATCCCATTTCTAAATATCTCTTTTGATTGATCCTCACACAGTTAATTGTAGAAGAATTACTTTGAAGATAAAGTTATCAATTTCCACCAAATCTTTATAGCTTAATCGTGAGAATTGTCAGAAGAgaggtgttttatttatataagccagctctgagagagagagagagagagagagagagagagagagagagagagagagagagagagagagagagagagagagagagagagagaggtggtgggcTGAGCGCGTGGGTGTATGTACCTATACCTGTGTTgtcgtggtcaataaactaactaactaactatgtcaccacccccacctccctctcttgtACCCCCCCCCCGCGCTTGTAGCAGCGTGGGAGAGTGTTTGGCGCGCTTCGTAAGGATGTACTAAGACAGGCAGTATTATTTGGCAGAGACCTGGTAGGGAATACAGATAGTTGGGTCAGTTActttaaggggataagtgagtaATTACTGGCTGTACGCCTGGGAAGTGACTCCTCATCTGCGTGCGTGTGTAGGCCGAGTTCTTATACGGTGAGAGGTGAATTACCCTTCTGTGTATTTGTGGGCACTCGTCTGTAGTCGTATCACCTGTTAGAGTAATTGATTTCTTAAATGCTACTGTGGGCTGAGGCTGCTCAGCCACAGAGGACTTAAGTGATTAGTGGGGTAGTGAAATTTACTCCCCCCTCAGGTCCTGATCAGGTCTACCATCCAGTAGGCTGTAAATGATGCTACTCAGCTAGAAGTTATAATACACTGGTTGACAGTAGAAGGATTCGTTACATGGGCGATTGTTTAGAGGGATTTTATACTTCGACCACATATGTGTTGCTACTCGttacaattgttttttttttttctagatctGGTTGGCGATCCTTGTCCAGCTGGTGGAGTTTGTTGTAGCTGTtatatttcccttgtctgtgggtggGTAAAACACACTGGCGACCTCATTCATTTAACCTGGTGTTAGGTGCATGGACCTTGTAACCCATTTTAAGCCCTGCACCCAGTCATGTAGGAGGTGCCTTTGGGGGAGCTAGTCCAGTTGTGGCAGCTTTATGGATGGGCAGGAAATTGCGGTCAtaacaatagtgtgtgtgtgtgtgtgtgtgtgtgtgtgtgtgtgtgtgtgtgtgtgtgtgtgtgtgtgtgtgtacttctgTGTATTTTGTATACTTCTGTGGCAATATTTATTGAATACAGAAAACTATGTCTGAGAACGTTGAGGAAAAATGTGACAAGAGGACAATCCTGTCATTGCTATGACATATGAGCATTACGCCAGATtactctaattttttttcacgcATCCAAACTCGTGAGGCGCGAACTCATTGATTTATGATAAAAACTGGATGCTTCTATTTACAGATATCCGCTCAGTTTCCTGACCTGCCGCCGCTTTTGGATCTGGAGAGAAACCAGAGTCTTACATTAATAAACTCTCACTTCAGCATCACCACACCTGTGCCACTTCTGCCCTCACAAGTAGAGGTGGGAGCCATGCATTGTCGCCCTGTCAAGCCTCTGCCACAGGTAGGTAATGCAATGGTTTTGATGCCCTACTGTTGTGTCATGCTGGTTTTTGTTTATGATTTACTTACTTTACGATAAAATATTGATCATAATTACATATATTTAGTTGTTACTGATGAGATAGCTTGGAAAATATACTGTAACAATAAGCCATGATCTCTTACATGACCTCTGATTTGCATACATGCTTAGAGCATGTTAAAGAGCACCCTAAATAAAAGTTGAAATGTCAAAATTGTACATATAATAGTGTATACGGAATTTTACCTCCTAAAAACGCCTCTTCAAAATTTTCAATCGTGAAGAAATTTATTCTCACCTACCTGTAGGCGTACCGCTAACTGCCTTCTTGATTTCATACGATTTAGACCTAAAATTACaaagtttaagtaccaaaatgttcTATGATGtaaacaccagaaaaaaaataacttgaatTTTCCAGCGAGAAACTTATTCCCCTAAATACTCCCATGGAAAATTTTAACCAGAATCCAATTCATATGAAGCCACCAGGTGCAGAATTCCAATACGTGTGTCAGATTTCATTCGATTTGAACTTTAGATTTCGACTGCCTGTTACACAAATACATATGCATAAACTGATTATTTAGTATTATATTATCTAGTTTTGGTATTGCTGTCAGTCAGTGACACAACAAATAAAGACACTAAGCAAAGAAGGctcttttgttatcttttcAGTCCCCAACAAATGGCACTTTTACCCCTTATTTCAGGACCTCGAATCATGGCTTATAGGGGCAGGCTCTGAAGGCGTCATCTACTTCAGCCTGGGATCAGTCACGCGTGGTGAGTCCATGCCGCCAGAGTACATCAAAACCTTCCTGGAGGCTTTCCGCAGACTGCCACAACGCGTCTTGTGGAAGTACGAGGGAGAGCTGAAGGATGCGCCTGACAATGTCCGGATCAGTAGTTGGCTCCCGCAGCAGGACATCCTCGGTAAGACGGCTACTGTATTACATTGAGTCATCCAGTACTGCTCCTATCGTGAATGTGCTCTGGCAGGGAGACTTGGACTACTGCCGGCTTACGCGCCCTTTTTGCTGCAggtcataacaatgtgaagGTGTTCATCTCCCACGGCGGCCTCCTCAGTCTTCAAGAGTCCATTTATCACGCAGtgcctctcctcgtcctccccatCTTCGGTGACCAGCCCAGGAACGGCATGTTCGTGAAGGACTCGGGTCTTGGTCACATGTTAGTGTGGGAAGAACTTAGTGCTGACAGGATCGTCAACGCCCTCACTGACATCATCAGCAACCCGAAGTGAGTTTCCCTCAGCAGTCCAGGATGTACATTTAATCTGCGATTCATGACGACTGTATCAAGAATACATGATTAAGGTCAGGGAAGCTGTCAGCCAATGGGAGAGGTGGTCTCGGTTGTCTAGCTGATTCTGTCATTGTCCTGGTAGTCTTATGTGTCTAATTGATGCCGTCATTATCCAGGTACAAAAGAAACGTGGCCAAGATGTCGGCGTCCTTGAGGGATCAGCTGACGACGCCACAAGAGCGTGCGGTGTTCTGGACAGAGTACGTGATCCGCCACCGGGGGTCACCCCAGCTGAGGTGCCCGGCCGCCCAGCTCTCTTGGGTGGAGTTCCTGATGTTGGATGTGGTGGGtctcctgttgctgctactgctgctgctactgcttctcaTCCACCGACTCCTGAAGGCAGTCTCCACCGCTCTCTTCAATAGCAAcgccaagaagaagaaagattgaAGTTTCGAAAAAATCGTGCtttgctctttttgttgttttagcaGTAGTACTTGTGTTAAGTGAAATAATGGTGAGTTCATgtacatttcatatttttcttttttataacaGTGTCTAAAAGTTAATATTACCCATGTTTTAGGTGTCGGATGTAACAATGAACTAAAATTACACTGAACAGATAACGTAATATCAACTTGAAGCTGATGAATATTGTGATGAAAGAACATTCGGATTGAACTAAACTACAGTTCACTCATTGTCATCGTTATGACTCGATTGGTAGAGCTGCGTTCCTTGAGCGTACTGTAATTTCATTGTAATACATATATCTTTAGATAAGTTTTGTAGAAATTATCCCCCTTCACTCTTGACCGTGATCTCTCTGCTAACGAAGACGAgtactgtattattattttaaatatATAAGATTAAGTTAAAGTTGGGACAAGTTTgaa is a genomic window containing:
- the LOC135089171 gene encoding UDP-glycosyltransferase UGT5-like, which encodes MTKSCKDYIKMNVITLCLLAVAMARSTNGGLPPPERPYKILMLLPAASKSHKNVFMAFSEALADRGHKVVILSGLPQSSKHPNVLEINHEMPYMGDASKSVFEKGKSVGGGLGTFAITLPAMAREMYKVPSVKQLYEKRREFDIIIVNHMFNEIAYPFVHKLPFITVATPGMDARQSAILGNVLNPSYAPNLLGSYPHPLSVWQRIKNTFMHIFIPFFWRNWAVVPLIQKEISAQFPDLPPLLDLERNQSLTLINSHFSITTPVPLLPSQVEVGAMHCRPVKPLPQDLESWLIGAGSEGVIYFSLGSVTRGESMPPEYIKTFLEAFRRLPQRVLWKYEGELKDAPDNVRISSWLPQQDILGHNNVKVFISHGGLLSLQESIYHAVPLLVLPIFGDQPRNGMFVKDSGLGHMLVWEELSADRIVNALTDIISNPKYKRNVAKMSASLRDQLTTPQERAVFWTEYVIRHRGSPQLRCPAAQLSWVEFLMLDVVGLLLLLLLLLLLLIHRLLKAVSTALFNSNAKKKKD